DNA from Tripterygium wilfordii isolate XIE 37 chromosome 15, ASM1340144v1, whole genome shotgun sequence:
CTAGCCTTCTAGGAATTTGTCAACAAGAAGTGGTTCACAAAATGAATGCATCCCCTATTCCACTACTTCTCGACTAGATGGTTGGCTTGAGTTTAGAATCATATCGGATGATTAAAGAACAAACTTGTATGTTATTATTttcgattataaaaaaataatcccACTATTCCACATTGCTCTGAATTAATCAGGACATATACATTTATTGTCAAATACGAGGTTTTAACCTTCCATGTATCTGTCCTGCAGATTCTTCATGTCCATAATAATCAAAAACTTGGTTCCAGAATCCCAGTAACTTAGTTAAACTGCCACCACATAGTGTACAATCATATACTCCGCTATGAGAAAATATCCCAGAAAAGCAACAAAAGTAGCCTATTTTGCTCAGTATTGACAAATGAAAACTGCTTCAGTTACTCAAAGAGGATCCCATCTTTACTCAACGAAGCAATCTGGTATGATTCCTCTCAGTGCTATCTTTATCCACATTGAGAAAGGCAAATGGTATCAACCATAGTATGCGAATTGTTATCCATTATCAAACAACAGAAAGCTCTCACTAAAAATCAGAAATTCGCATTGAGAGGCAGATCAATTACATGCAATTCTTCAGTTGATCTCCAGCTGACTGGAAGAAGAAATAAGACAGAGCAAAATCAGCAATAAAGATTCCAACAAGGGAGATAACAACGGCGGAAGTTGTTGACTCCCCAACACCTTTAGCACCTCCCATGGTAGTAACTCCCCAAGCACAGCTCACAATCGATATGATCGCACCAAAAACACCTGACTTGATCATTGAATTGATTATATCCCAGGATTTAAGTGCTTTCATTGCAGAATCCATAATAATATTAATGCTAACCCCATATACGCCATCAGCCAGTAGGGCACTGGATGCCAATCCAACTGTGAAACACATGAGAGTTAGAAAAGGTAGAGCCACACAGGTAGCAATAACCCTTGGTGTTACAAGGTAATCAACAGGGTCCGCCCCAAGAACTCTCAAAGTGTCCGTTTGTTCGGAAACCTGCATTGTTCCCAACTCTGCAGCAAATGCACTCCCAATTCGTCCTGCAACCACAATCGATGTAATCACAGGACTCAATTCCCTCGAGAAAGCAAGAGCCAATACTCCACCAACAGATCTGTTCAGCCCTAGTCGGGTAAATTCTCTAACAAATTGGATTGTAAAGGCCATGCCAACAAATGCTGAGGTCAAAAGACAAACCGCCACTGATTTAGGCCCAACTCTCTCAAGCTGCTGAAGAGTGTTCCTCCAGTGTATCTTCCCCTTTAGGACCCTGAGGATCACCTGTCCTGCCATAATAAGAGTAGATAGTCCCCTCCATAAATACCGAGGAGGTGACCATCTGCTAAAAAATGTTTCTGTTTCCAAACTGGGGGTGTGATTCCCCTTGACATCTTCTTCTATCAAGGTCACAGATGGACGCCCATCATTAGTATTGGGGATTACACACAATCTATGATTTTGCAAAGCTGATATGAGTTTAATATTCTCAGCTCCAGAAGTGAAGCCAATCTGACTCGAACCCAATGGTTTTAATTTATTGCATCCATCAGGTTTAATACAAACTCTTCTGCAATATTTTAAAGCTTCAATTAAAGTTCACCTTCTCAAAATGTTCAGGAATTAAACACAGTAATAACTTGAAGTGAAAGACAAAGAGTTGATACCTATTGGATAAGGAAGAGAGTGGATGAAGATGGCAAAAAGCTTGCATTTTCAGTCCTGGAATGAAGAAATTTTCCTCATATTAGTATCCCAAGAAACCCAACAAGCACAAATTAGGAATCAGAATTTTAGGAATCAGAATTCATTCCAAAAGCAAGGGGAAAAAACGCACCTTAGAGAACATGAAGCGCAGTAGATGACAATCAATTGTAACTCCAAAAAAACAGAGCTCGGATCCTTTGCTCTCCAAATGCTTGATAGATCAGATTAGGGAGTGAAAATCAAAGAACCAATTGGGAgttgttttgggtttttgtcGAGCTGTTGCTATGACTGaagagtgaagaagaagaagaatgtcaGTCAAAGACTCATCATTCATAATCACCATGGGGTTTGGGCCATGGGCTTTGTGATTTACTTGGGCTTTAAGGACTTAATTGGGAAAGGCTTCTCTATCATGTGTCTAAGGCCATAAATGGCCTGCATGTCTTTTACGGGAAAAATTAGTGGCCCATCAAAACAAATTTTgtgtcaaaaaaatatatttatattttaggtGTCCAAATCTAAAATTTTTTATGCAAATAGTTTTACAATAAACGTACATATGATTTAACCAAATGGATAGGGACTTTTTCAAGCTCTAAAATTACTCGCAACCGCACGAATCGTACAGAAGTATAGCTCAACAAGAACGAGGTCGATTCACAAGTACGTATAGGGGTATAAGTATCTCAAACCAATTAAATTTCCTTAATCTAACAAAAACTTGATATTGTGATGAGAGTTAAAATAATTAAACGAAAACAATAACAAAGAGAACAAAGATGTAATTCGATGAAAACCAATGATAAGTGAAGACTAAGGAAGCAGAATTTGCCTCGCTAATCGTGATATCAATTATGTATGCGATTGAATTTGATGTAGAACAGATTGCAGCTGAAT
Protein-coding regions in this window:
- the LOC120017242 gene encoding protein TRIGALACTOSYLDIACYLGLYCEROL 1, chloroplastic-like; translation: MQAFCHLHPLSSLSNRRVCIKPDGCNKLKPLGSSQIGFTSGAENIKLISALQNHRLCVIPNTNDGRPSVTLIEEDVKGNHTPSLETETFFSRWSPPRYLWRGLSTLIMAGQVILRVLKGKIHWRNTLQQLERVGPKSVAVCLLTSAFVGMAFTIQFVREFTRLGLNRSVGGVLALAFSRELSPVITSIVVAGRIGSAFAAELGTMQVSEQTDTLRVLGADPVDYLVTPRVIATCVALPFLTLMCFTVGLASSALLADGVYGVSINIIMDSAMKALKSWDIINSMIKSGVFGAIISIVSCAWGVTTMGGAKGVGESTTSAVVISLVGIFIADFALSYFFFQSAGDQLKNCM